The proteins below are encoded in one region of Halococcus saccharolyticus DSM 5350:
- a CDS encoding glycosyltransferase family 4 protein, protein MTDNNLSLLVTTDVFWPQRTGGISKSLLTEVEGFVEAGHEVVVVTRKIESDLPTHERRSGYELFRYNSPAKGRIHYQLYPLHSVYRLRSMVEKLHDRYDFDVGYVHNPFQAAGLSTADVEIPYANVFHAPTPREIELDLARGKYGWKAPFARLVNGLIERTEGRQLERADSIVVRSEFMGTKLFDRYNGIAPGKVERIPLCVDTDRFAFEKQPRSQRAEIGLPTDRPVVLTVRRLVARMGIEHLIESISSVREEHPDVLLAIGGKGYLRPDLESVVRSEGLEDNVEFLGFIPEDDLPQHYAAADLFVMPTENLEGFGLSTIESLSCGTPVVGTPIGANPEVIGGLDEALLCDDISAEALSRAIRRWLRRSPSAENRRRCREYVESNFAAETVVPQIEEHLRDLVVGTSTPPPTDPPSPT, encoded by the coding sequence ATGACAGACAACAATCTCTCGCTGCTAGTCACTACCGATGTGTTCTGGCCACAGCGAACGGGCGGTATCAGCAAATCGTTATTGACCGAGGTCGAGGGTTTCGTTGAGGCCGGTCATGAAGTCGTCGTGGTTACCCGGAAGATCGAATCGGATCTCCCCACTCACGAACGAAGATCGGGATACGAGCTGTTCAGATACAACAGTCCCGCGAAAGGGCGGATCCATTACCAGTTGTATCCTCTGCATAGTGTGTACCGGCTGAGATCGATGGTCGAAAAGTTACATGATCGGTACGATTTCGATGTCGGATACGTTCACAACCCGTTTCAGGCTGCAGGACTCTCTACAGCCGACGTTGAGATTCCGTACGCGAACGTCTTCCACGCTCCGACCCCGCGGGAGATCGAGCTCGATCTTGCAAGAGGGAAATACGGGTGGAAGGCCCCGTTTGCCAGGCTCGTTAACGGACTCATCGAACGAACGGAGGGTCGTCAACTCGAACGTGCGGACAGTATCGTGGTCCGGAGCGAGTTCATGGGTACCAAACTGTTCGACCGATACAACGGAATTGCTCCCGGGAAAGTGGAACGGATCCCGCTCTGTGTCGATACGGATCGGTTCGCCTTCGAAAAACAGCCACGGAGCCAGCGGGCCGAGATCGGATTGCCGACTGACCGTCCGGTCGTTCTGACGGTCCGGCGTTTGGTGGCACGAATGGGTATCGAACACCTGATCGAAAGCATCTCGTCGGTGAGAGAGGAACATCCGGACGTTCTCCTCGCAATCGGTGGCAAGGGGTACTTGCGACCGGACCTGGAGTCCGTCGTCCGCTCTGAAGGACTCGAAGACAACGTCGAGTTTCTCGGCTTCATCCCGGAGGACGACCTTCCACAACACTACGCTGCTGCAGACCTGTTCGTCATGCCCACGGAGAACCTCGAAGGATTCGGTCTCTCGACGATCGAATCGCTCAGTTGTGGCACGCCCGTGGTTGGGACGCCCATCGGTGCGAATCCGGAGGTCATTGGAGGTCTCGACGAGGCGCTACTCTGTGACGATATCTCGGCGGAAGCGCTCTCACGAGCCATTCGTCGATGGCTCCGTCGAAGTCCCTCCGCCGAAAACCGACGGCGATGCAGGGAGTACGTCGAGTCGAACTTCGCAGCCGAAACGGTCGTCCCACAGATCGAAGAGCACCTACGGGATCTCGTCGTCGGGACATCTACTCCTCCACCGACCGATCCTCCGTCTCCCACGTGA
- a CDS encoding glycosyltransferase family 2 protein, protein MNTRNKFLSAVLWFCSLALVHTYLLYPAVLATVTRIDSTGRGELPAELPTVSLVIAAYNEAGVIARKIENSLTLEYPSEKLEIIVFSDASSDRTDEIVNSYAEHGVQLIRVEGRVGKTECQNVVAEQVDSEIIVFSDANSMYESDAIQELVRSFKPGIGCVVGELRYGDADGVEGESTYWRYERLIKRLESELGSVVTGNGSIYAVRNAAYVPLPQNAISDFAEPLALIEDGYRVAYCPSAVAWEQTGASVESELSRRIRIVTRSWNTLSNHTGLLNVLRYPSFGFKLLSHKVFRWLSPVFLIGVFLTSVLLAVLTLGPLYLALVAFQLGFYCCAVVGAVGDRLGWQTHPVFHVPYYFVVSNYGMGRAMVNLLNRRNFVTWETEDRSVEE, encoded by the coding sequence ATGAACACACGAAACAAGTTCCTTTCGGCCGTTCTCTGGTTCTGCAGTCTTGCATTGGTTCATACGTATCTGCTGTATCCAGCCGTCCTTGCCACCGTCACACGAATCGACAGCACGGGACGCGGGGAACTCCCGGCCGAACTCCCTACTGTATCGCTGGTCATCGCCGCGTACAACGAAGCGGGCGTAATCGCTCGGAAGATAGAGAACAGCCTCACGCTCGAATATCCATCGGAGAAACTCGAGATCATCGTATTTTCCGACGCATCGTCGGACCGAACCGACGAGATCGTGAACTCGTATGCCGAGCACGGTGTGCAACTCATCCGAGTGGAGGGTCGCGTCGGAAAGACCGAGTGCCAGAACGTCGTTGCGGAACAGGTCGATAGCGAGATCATCGTGTTCTCCGATGCGAACAGCATGTATGAGTCGGATGCAATCCAGGAGCTGGTTCGGTCGTTCAAACCGGGGATAGGGTGTGTAGTTGGGGAGCTCCGATACGGCGACGCCGATGGCGTCGAGGGAGAATCGACCTACTGGCGATACGAGCGTCTCATCAAACGACTTGAGTCAGAGCTTGGTTCCGTCGTCACCGGCAACGGATCGATCTATGCCGTCCGCAATGCAGCGTACGTCCCGCTGCCACAGAATGCGATCAGCGATTTCGCTGAACCGCTGGCGCTCATTGAGGATGGCTACCGAGTCGCATACTGTCCGTCGGCCGTAGCGTGGGAACAGACCGGTGCATCCGTCGAATCGGAACTGTCCCGTCGAATACGCATCGTCACCCGGTCGTGGAACACACTGTCCAACCATACAGGCCTTTTGAACGTACTCCGATACCCGTCATTCGGGTTCAAATTGCTCTCACATAAGGTTTTTCGCTGGCTTTCGCCGGTCTTTCTCATCGGTGTGTTTCTGACGAGCGTTCTGCTTGCGGTGCTGACGCTGGGACCGCTATATCTCGCACTCGTCGCTTTTCAACTCGGCTTTTACTGCTGTGCAGTGGTCGGTGCGGTCGGCGACCGACTCGGCTGGCAAACTCATCCCGTGTTCCACGTTCCGTACTACTTCGTCGTCTCGAATTACGGAATGGGGCGTGCGATGGTGAACCTCCTGAACCGACGGAACTTCGTCACGTGGGAGACGGAGGATCGGTCGGTGGAGGAGTAG
- a CDS encoding S8 family serine peptidase — MDNRSSFDRRRFLKVTGAFGLLGGASEIGVASPSVDSKPNELLVGVTSSANARQTAERALPPEAQVIAENAALGYVRIELPEQASTTAKARIAGRIADRPGVEYAEPNTVYETLVVPNDPRFSEQYAPQTVNAPGAWDTTLGDAGVTIAIVDQGIKYDHPDLDGNIASDLGRDFVDSDDDPYPDISADEHHGTHVAGIAAAGTDNATGIAGISNATLLSVRTLDENGVGSTADIADGIQWATDNGADIINLSLGGGGYTETLQKSVTYAHQNGVVLVAAAGNDYSGPVSYPAAYDECIAVSALDPSGSLAPYSNTGAEIELAAPGTNLLSTWTDNDYAPLSGTSMAAPVVSGVAGLVLSQQDLSNEEVRTQLKETAVDAGLSDEKQGAGQIDAAVAVDSRFSVLTIEGTGDSTEYTVAAGNTLDKTTANDSSINSDDDLWGTTASGYVVAGRDSYTFSGGLAALDIEGDARVYRDGQRIDPNEYPDSVLTXAGSRAEYTLSVFEALEKTTANDSSIGSGDAVSGATATGYVKWGRDSYAFSGGVAALQVPDNATVYLDGMIINPEKYPDSVLTIEGSGSRADYTVAAGNTLDKTTANDSSINSSDDHWRSTASGHVAAGRDSYVVSGDIVALQAADSATVYLNGQRIDPDQYPDSVLTVEGTGTVAEYTVAADGSLRKTSANGSSIDSDDRWRSTATGYVVAGRDSYTFSGGLAALDIEGDARVYRDGQRIDPNEYPDSVLTXAGSRAEYTLSVFEALEKTTANDSSIGSGDAVSGATATGYVKWGRDSYALSSGVNRLDIDGDARVFLDGQPIDPSQFSDSVLTIDGPGSMTDYRISVSGDLEKTTANGASVNSDDRVSGSTASGYVVAGRDSYTFSGSISRFVLNARARVVLDRSNETITIDGNGPGTTYSIRVSDSIESVDTEPRDTVRQRSAEGYVSSYSDVYRYTGDLESVVVGETTVTVNGATPLDPESPTVGIYSGLSDADFSTVGRMEQWQGTPYPIQNLFVPWNADTGHMNWLFDRILPKIWNAGRTPLITWEPYTPGARTASVDTQSLVEQSEYDAYLESLASTTPDDIEVRIGNGDYDGYIDRWAGRLRNALSESSSRRAYLRLAHEMNGDWYPWSPTVGSSSAGSYIDMWQRVRDRFEQRGLDENTVEWMWCVNAEDIGSYSAEQLYPGDGYVDWLGVDGYNWGTSQSWSSWESPEGIYSGMLDRLRDLADKPVCVAEFASSSKTASGYDPQRKGNWIRNALTYFDERGVDMWCWFNEDKETDWAVFDGVRGSETVTHNGEQVNAYGGYRKTVGTDVTAANATMPESLVAKRIDGD, encoded by the coding sequence ATGGATAATCGTTCGTCTTTCGATAGACGTCGATTTTTGAAAGTCACTGGAGCCTTCGGATTACTCGGAGGGGCGTCGGAGATCGGGGTTGCCAGTCCGTCGGTGGACAGTAAGCCAAACGAACTGCTCGTCGGTGTCACGTCGTCGGCGAATGCCCGCCAAACGGCTGAACGCGCGCTGCCACCCGAGGCCCAGGTCATCGCCGAGAACGCCGCGCTTGGGTACGTGAGAATCGAGTTGCCAGAGCAGGCATCGACGACCGCAAAGGCCCGGATCGCCGGCAGAATCGCCGATCGTCCGGGCGTCGAGTATGCGGAGCCGAACACAGTCTACGAGACGCTCGTCGTTCCGAACGATCCTCGCTTCAGCGAGCAGTATGCCCCGCAAACGGTGAACGCCCCCGGTGCGTGGGACACTACCCTCGGCGATGCTGGCGTCACGATCGCCATCGTCGACCAGGGGATCAAGTACGACCATCCAGACCTCGACGGAAACATCGCAAGCGACCTCGGGCGGGATTTTGTCGATAGCGACGACGATCCGTACCCCGATATCTCCGCTGACGAACATCACGGCACGCACGTCGCCGGCATTGCGGCCGCTGGGACCGACAATGCTACTGGCATCGCGGGCATCAGCAACGCGACGCTGCTCAGCGTTCGCACACTCGATGAGAACGGTGTCGGGTCAACCGCCGATATCGCCGACGGCATCCAGTGGGCTACGGACAACGGCGCGGACATCATCAACCTCTCACTCGGTGGTGGCGGATACACCGAGACGTTGCAGAAATCCGTGACCTACGCCCATCAAAACGGTGTCGTGCTCGTCGCCGCAGCGGGCAACGACTACAGCGGACCTGTGAGCTATCCGGCGGCCTACGACGAATGTATCGCCGTCTCAGCGCTCGATCCCAGCGGCAGCCTCGCCCCTTACTCGAACACGGGTGCTGAAATCGAACTCGCTGCACCCGGGACGAATCTCCTTTCGACGTGGACCGACAACGATTACGCGCCGCTCTCGGGGACCTCAATGGCAGCGCCGGTCGTTTCCGGCGTCGCGGGTCTCGTTCTCTCACAGCAGGATCTGTCGAACGAAGAGGTCCGCACGCAACTGAAGGAGACCGCCGTCGATGCCGGTCTATCGGACGAGAAACAGGGGGCCGGACAGATCGATGCAGCGGTAGCCGTCGATAGCCGCTTTTCAGTGCTCACGATCGAGGGGACCGGAGACAGTACCGAGTACACCGTCGCCGCCGGTAACACGCTCGACAAGACGACCGCCAACGACTCGTCGATCAACTCCGACGACGATCTGTGGGGCACGACTGCTTCGGGATACGTGGTGGCCGGCCGCGATAGCTACACGTTCTCCGGCGGACTGGCTGCACTCGACATCGAGGGCGATGCGCGTGTCTACCGCGACGGGCAACGCATCGACCCGAACGAGTATCCCGACAGCGTGCTCACGATNGCCGGCTCCAGAGCCGAATACACCCTTTCAGTTTTCGAAGCACTCGAGAAGACGACAGCCAACGACAGCTCGATCGGTTCCGGTGACGCAGTCTCGGGGGCGACCGCCACCGGCTACGTCAAGTGGGGTCGGGACAGCTACGCCTTCTCCGGCGGAGTTGCTGCACTTCAGGTTCCAGACAATGCCACAGTCTATCTCGACGGGATGATCATCAACCCGGAGAAGTATCCTGACAGCGTGCTCACGATCGAGGGGTCTGGCTCCAGAGCCGACTACACCGTCGCCGCCGGTAACACGCTCGACAAGACGACCGCCAACGACTCGTCGATCAACTCCAGCGACGACCACTGGCGGTCGACCGCCTCGGGGCACGTGGCGGCTGGCCGCGATAGCTACGTGGTTTCGGGAGACATCGTCGCCCTCCAAGCCGCCGATAGTGCTACGGTCTATCTCAACGGGCAACGCATCGATCCCGACCAGTACCCCGACAGTGTGCTCACCGTGGAAGGAACCGGCACAGTTGCGGAGTACACCGTTGCAGCGGACGGATCACTCAGGAAAACTAGTGCCAACGGGTCGTCGATCGACTCGGATGACCGCTGGCGGTCGACCGCCACGGGATACGTGGTAGCCGGCCGCGATAGCTACACGTTCTCCGGCGGACTAGCTGCACTCGACATCGAGGGCGATGCGCGTGTCTACCGCGACGGGCAACGCATCGACCCGAACGAGTATCCCGACAGCGTGCTCACGATNGCCGGCTCCAGAGCCGAATACACCCTTTCAGTTTTCGAAGCACTCGAGAAGACGACAGCCAACGACAGCTCGATCGGTTCCGGTGACGCGGTCTCGGGGGCGACCGCCACCGGCTACGTCAAGTGGGGTCGGGACAGCTACGCCCTTTCAAGCGGTGTCAACCGACTAGATATTGACGGCGACGCACGGGTGTTCCTCGACGGCCAGCCTATCGATCCGAGCCAGTTCTCAGACAGTGTACTCACTATCGATGGTCCCGGATCGATGACTGACTACCGGATCTCGGTGTCTGGTGACCTCGAAAAGACCACTGCGAACGGTGCGTCGGTCAATTCCGACGATCGCGTCTCGGGATCGACCGCCTCGGGGTACGTGGTGGCCGGCCGCGATAGCTACACGTTCTCCGGCAGCATCTCCCGATTCGTCCTCAACGCTCGCGCCCGTGTTGTACTCGATCGCTCCAACGAGACGATCACGATCGACGGAAACGGTCCCGGTACCACCTACTCCATCCGTGTTAGTGACAGCATAGAGAGTGTTGATACTGAACCACGTGATACCGTTCGCCAGCGTAGTGCCGAGGGATACGTCTCCTCGTACAGCGACGTGTACCGCTACACCGGCGATCTCGAGTCGGTCGTTGTCGGCGAAACAACTGTTACTGTCAACGGTGCAACTCCTCTGGATCCAGAATCACCGACTGTGGGCATCTACAGCGGACTCTCCGACGCGGATTTTAGCACCGTCGGCCGAATGGAGCAGTGGCAGGGTACCCCCTACCCTATCCAGAACCTGTTCGTTCCATGGAACGCGGATACAGGGCACATGAACTGGCTGTTCGACCGTATCCTCCCGAAGATATGGAACGCTGGCCGAACGCCGTTGATTACCTGGGAACCGTACACGCCCGGCGCGCGAACCGCATCAGTCGATACCCAATCGCTTGTCGAGCAAAGCGAGTACGACGCCTATCTCGAAAGTCTCGCCAGCACCACACCGGACGACATCGAGGTTCGCATCGGGAACGGCGACTACGACGGATACATCGACCGCTGGGCGGGCCGATTACGGAACGCCCTGTCGGAGTCTAGCAGCCGACGGGCGTATCTTCGGCTCGCCCACGAGATGAACGGTGACTGGTACCCGTGGTCGCCGACGGTCGGCAGCTCTTCAGCGGGAAGCTATATTGATATGTGGCAGCGAGTCCGCGACCGCTTCGAGCAGCGAGGCCTCGACGAGAACACCGTCGAGTGGATGTGGTGCGTGAACGCCGAGGACATCGGCTCCTACTCCGCCGAACAGCTGTATCCCGGCGATGGGTACGTTGACTGGCTGGGCGTCGACGGCTACAACTGGGGAACGAGTCAGAGCTGGTCGAGCTGGGAATCGCCAGAGGGCATCTACAGTGGAATGCTTGATCGACTGCGTGATCTCGCGGACAAGCCAGTCTGTGTCGCGGAGTTCGCAAGCAGTTCGAAGACAGCTTCGGGCTACGACCCACAACGAAAGGGTAACTGGATACGGAACGCACTCACGTACTTCGACGAGCGCGGCGTCGACATGTGGTGTTGGTTCAACGAAGACAAAGAGACCGACTGGGCGGTCTTCGACGGCGTTCGGGGGAGCGAAACGGTGACTCACAACGGCGAGCAGGTCAATGCGTACGGGGGCTACCGGAAGACCGTCGGCACGGACGTAACCGCCGCGAACGCAACGATGCCGGAATCGCTGGTGGCCAAACGGATCGACGGCGACTAG
- a CDS encoding UDP-N-acetyl glucosamine 2-epimerase, with protein MDDITVYDDRLAKQMTASDFVLAVVTATKPDFYKQAPVVMAARRRGFPCFVLHTGQHHDDLLGHGLAEYDIDDSVAVDLGIRGGLSQKTAELMTRIESVASYLDEQYPDTTVLPLVHGDTLAAGIVPQAWMFATNQRVAHNEAGLRGMSPSFENRAEPASFIDDQWKGEWSLNRTEPFPEQYDTFIGSAASIYHFAPTQLNREHLVREGYPDEVDGVDRIPVVGNSVVDAIEMKAAANLDESVFDVYPILEARDNWIRVDIHRRANLLPDRFRAIIDCVIHLVEAGYNVNFVELTATQTALENYGLRDRLLALADDHENFLFTGLWKKHAHVYEFLRSGQCFAELTDSGSMQEELNHIDETFCLTARYNTDRPETVFDAQTNLLVPPTSGEAMYELVDHVYETDSVRSQLSGGRAIYGENVGEAIVDFLRDRQAEGSFEWAHERLGFEGGTQDFEYL; from the coding sequence ATGGACGACATCACGGTTTACGACGACCGACTCGCCAAACAGATGACGGCCAGTGACTTCGTGTTGGCGGTCGTGACCGCGACCAAACCTGACTTCTACAAGCAAGCCCCAGTCGTTATGGCCGCGCGCCGTCGTGGTTTCCCGTGTTTCGTGTTGCACACCGGTCAGCACCACGACGATCTCCTCGGCCACGGTCTCGCCGAGTACGACATTGATGACAGCGTCGCTGTCGACCTTGGAATCCGTGGCGGGCTCTCACAGAAGACTGCGGAGCTGATGACGCGGATCGAATCGGTTGCCAGCTATCTCGACGAGCAGTACCCTGACACGACAGTCTTACCGCTTGTTCACGGTGACACGCTCGCTGCCGGGATCGTCCCACAAGCGTGGATGTTCGCGACGAATCAACGGGTAGCACACAACGAAGCCGGCCTGCGAGGAATGTCGCCCTCGTTCGAAAACCGGGCCGAACCGGCGTCTTTCATCGACGACCAGTGGAAGGGCGAGTGGTCGCTCAACCGTACCGAGCCGTTTCCCGAGCAGTATGATACGTTCATCGGCTCCGCGGCCTCTATTTACCATTTCGCGCCAACACAACTGAATCGCGAGCATCTCGTCCGCGAGGGGTATCCAGACGAGGTCGACGGTGTCGATCGTATCCCAGTGGTCGGCAATTCGGTGGTCGACGCGATCGAGATGAAGGCCGCCGCAAATCTCGACGAGTCGGTGTTCGATGTGTACCCGATACTGGAGGCTCGTGATAACTGGATCCGCGTCGACATCCACCGACGGGCAAATCTACTCCCGGATCGTTTCCGTGCCATCATCGACTGTGTCATCCATCTCGTCGAGGCCGGCTACAACGTCAATTTTGTCGAGCTCACTGCAACACAGACTGCACTCGAAAACTACGGGCTCCGTGACCGTCTCCTCGCTCTCGCCGATGATCACGAGAACTTCCTCTTTACCGGCCTTTGGAAGAAACACGCCCACGTCTACGAATTCCTCCGCTCGGGCCAGTGTTTCGCCGAACTGACCGACTCCGGGAGCATGCAGGAGGAACTGAACCACATCGACGAAACGTTCTGTCTCACGGCGCGATACAACACCGACCGCCCGGAGACAGTGTTCGACGCCCAGACGAATCTCCTCGTGCCACCGACGAGTGGCGAAGCGATGTACGAGCTGGTCGATCACGTGTACGAAACCGATTCGGTACGGAGCCAACTGTCCGGTGGACGAGCCATCTACGGCGAGAACGTTGGCGAGGCGATCGTCGACTTCCTTCGAGACCGACAGGCGGAGGGGTCGTTCGAGTGGGCCCACGAACGGCTCGGTTTCGAGGGTGGAACGCAGGATTTCGAGTATCTCTAG